The following are encoded in a window of Doryrhamphus excisus isolate RoL2022-K1 chromosome 16, RoL_Dexc_1.0, whole genome shotgun sequence genomic DNA:
- the LOC131104963 gene encoding dynein axonemal heavy chain 12-like isoform X4: MEAPDTPMSHNKILEQRWRKVQQQRLHLPMPIGFLQSGNAMAVSQAVEAYRQTKEQGRIVRSPSPEPQFPSTMQSEERKQRMNYIFLKQCIESRPVFPIPQHWLNSIDAKIPPKLKDSCQKNKILQELLREVTDNFHDVIVKHTVDTFLKNPECEETTSETHTPLPPDILEFSQTRHETFITNRNLMKENLHVLHPIMQTILDIGHTTFSSMVLVDLSGYRALGPVDSNVLQKDLAIECETTEQSIMDTWFPKVINLLTSPKTLGSVQEESLDSFYDCACTLISNQLKSLLQRSVEEFVYPFEPSNHHFLPLFRMALTLNEEKMEIGPTLQELEADVFEILNAITSTLQKVQTVHSWLAESTSAFVDAKTPDHTLTWANLTVKATVRDNLKEPDQYFQNYVDSYDWLVNGTAQTRVETFVEETHSFAEYIQQVDEFRDLSRKIGNLPTKAHFAMVQLDCEELNQGLANKSKEWAKILINKMKIKHSEQNLQICSDFETIRENALKVPETTDDMANMIQYIELTKTKGITLLKERIMKAYSRLSYLLDVHIFEPEDLELNSTVFLWPLKIGEVFELSDEVFQDAKKKGEKEMLAKRERVTLHLVKLQRRVDEFPHCSEINMMQQYMGDIKTVQTLLQEAEESIEDIHKDEVFHEWDQSYYPEVELIRQSIEPYQKLFGFILKWQRTESSWMDGSFLELDGEGMEVKVDEFYREIFKMLKYFLQKKSKAEQETKKPTGSTTRRRRGEEEVKEESPSVVLCSTVLEQVKEFKEYIPLLIVLCNPGIRDRHWKQMSDIVGYDLTPDAGTTLRKVLKQNLNPYVETFESISAAASKEFSMEKAMHTMVTVWDGVSLQHQVYRDTGVSILTSLDEIQAMLDDQIVKTQTMRNSPFIKPLENEIRTWEERLLRIQETIDEWLKVQAQWLYLEPIFSSQDIMQQIPEEGRLFQIVDKTWKDVMRHCVKDSKILQATAMPNLLEKLIESNCHLETIMKGLNDYLEKKRLFFPRFFFLSNDEMLEILSETKDPLRVQPHLRKCFEGIAKLDFLPNLDIQAMYSSEGERVALIQLISTAEAKGSVEKWLVQVEEWMIRSVRDVVDRSRSAYAETSRNQWVKEWPGQVVICTSQMFWTLEVHEAIRGGAQGVKNYYQQLQKQLNDIVGLVRGKLPKQTRITLGALVTIDVHARDVVMELIEHGVTNESDFRWLAQLRYYWNNDNVRVRIINCDVKYAYEYLGNSFRLVITPLTDRCYRTLIGAFFLHLGGAPEGPAGTGKTETTKDLAKALAVQCVVFNCSDGLDYLAMGKFFKGLASSGAWACFDEFNRIELEVLSVVAQQVLCIQRAIEMKLEYFDFEGTMLKLNPNCFVSITMNPGYAGRSELPDNLKVLFRTVTMMVPNYALIAEISLYSYGFLNAKPLSVKIAMTYRLCSEQLSSQFHYDYGMRAVKAVLVAAGNLKLKYPDENEDILLLRSIKDVNEPKFLSHDIPLFNGITSDLFPGISLPEADYELFLEAATECCTKHNVQSTQIFIEKMIQTYEMMIVRHGFMLVGESFSGKTKVLHVLADTLILMNERGYGEEEKVIFRTLNPKSITMGQLFGQFDLVSHEWTDGIVANTFREYASSETPDRKWVVFDGPIDTLWIESMNTVLDDNKKLCLMSGEIIQMSNQMSLIFEAMDLSQASPATVSRCGMIYMEPSQLGWEPLVISWMNTLPEVLQSPDNINLLQELFHWLMPPTFRMLRKNCREVVSTTNWNATVSLCRLFEMLLTEPLETETGDKIIRTWIMAAFTFSLVWSAGGSCDSNSRDKFSDFVRDIVSGKVENHPVPVIVGKWECPVDEKGLVYDYFYEFKGKGKWVHWNDAIKNVSLGDKNTKVQDIIVPTIDSVRYTYLMDICITNGVPLLLAGPTGTGKSVYVKEMLMNTLDNDLFLPLIINFSARTTANQTQNIIMAKLDKRRKGVFGPPMGKKYVIFIDDVNMPALEQFGAQPPVELLRQFMDHKKWYDLKDTSGIKLVDIQLISAMGPPGGGRNAVTSRFLRHFNIFSINSFSDETMVRIFSIMVAFYLKNNDFPPEYFTVGSQIVTATMEVYKKAMENLLPTPAKSHYTFNLRDFSRVIQGCLLLKSKSLENKRTMIRLFVHEVFRVFYDRLVDDKDRAWFYQLMNTILKDHFKETFSQVFDHLKQGSKLVEQDLQILLFGDYMNPDAEPEERLYAEVLSVESFAEVVEACLVEYNQMNKSRMNLVIFRYVLEHLSRISRVLKQPGGNALLVGVGGSGRQSITRLATFIAQMTLFQPEISKSYGMVEWRDDLKKLLKNAGVKGQRIVFLLTDTQIKDEAFLEDVNSVLNTGEVPNMFAMDEKQEIIETVRPIAQGKNRAVELSSLTLFSFFVARCKENLHIVVAFSPIGEAFRNRLRQFPSLINCCTINWFQPWPEEALERVANSFLKPLRMKDNEQKEVVPICKTFHTSASQLSHRFLTELGRHNYVTPTSYLELMAAFSQLLTMKRDAVMKAKRRYTNGLEKLAFAESQVGEMKVELVELQPKLKEAQIENDRMMKVIAVESVEVEATSKLVRVEEEATAIQAAEAQALKDECDSELAEAIPALEEATAALNTLKPADITVVKSMKNPPSGVKLVMSAVCVMMGKTPDKIADPAGSGKKILDYWGPSKKLLGDMNFLRDLKEYDKDNIPEESIAKIRSTYMTNPDFNPAQVAKASSAAEGLCKWIKAMESYDRVVKIVAPKKAKQAEAQATLASAMADLSEKRAKLKQVEDRLADLKRTSEEKTEEKAKLEAQRDLCQRKLERAEKLIGGLGGEKTRWSKAADDLQNTYDNLTGDVLISAGVMAYLGAFTASFRHDCTSHWINLCQTRNIPSSDDFSLSKTLGDPIKIRAWNIAGLPTDSFSIDNGVITSHSRRWPLMIDPQGQANKWVKNSEKENNLNVIKLTDDDYMRTMENCIQFGSPLLLENVLEELDPSLEPLLLKQTFKQSGVECIKLGESVIEYSPDFRFYITTKLRNPHYLPELATKVSLLNFMITPEGLEDQLLGIVVAKERPELEEERNALILQSAANNRQLKETEDKILETLASSEGNILEDESAIQILDSAKIMSNEISKKQKIAEETEIKIAESRECYRAIAKHSSVLFFTIADLTNIDPMYQYSLSWFVNLYTNSIQDSKKSKILEKRLMYLIDYFTYNLFCNVCRSLFEKDKLLFSFLLCCNLLLFGKSSCMACASSMRLFRRGGSLVRWAGIFPTASMKPTSTLVSDSSSCSSTNTTRCPSRPSLI, translated from the exons TGGATACATTCCTAAAGAATCCAGAGTGTGAAGAAACTACCTCAGAAACACATACACCTCTCCCACCGGA CATTCTTGAATTTTCCCAAACACGCCACGAGACCTTTATCACAAACCGGAACCTGATGAAGGAAAATTTGCACGTTCTGCATCCCATTATGCAAACTATTTTGGATATCGGCCACACAACCTTTTCTTCAATGGTTTTGGTGGATCTTTCTGGATAtag GGCTTTGGGACCCGTTGATTCCAATGTACTGCAGAAAGATCTGGCAATAGAGTGCGAGACAACAGAACAGAGCATCATGGATACCTGGTTCCCTAAAGTCATCAATTTATTAACTAGTCCAAAAACACTGGGATCGGTTCAAGAAGAATCCCTGGATTCCTTCTATGACTGCGCATGCACCCTCATCTCCAATCAG TTGAAATCCCTCCTCCAGAGGAGTGTAGAGGAGTTTGTCTACCCATTTGAACCGAGCAACCACCACTTCTTGCCCCTCTTTCGAATGGCGCTGACGTTGAATGAAGAAAAGATGGAAATAGGCCCCACCTTACAGGAACTGGAAGCAGATGTTTTTGAAATCCTTAATGCCATCACAAGTACACTGCAG AAAGTGCAGACAGTCCATTCCTGGTTGGCAGAATCCACCTCTGCATTTGTGGATGCCAAGACCCCTGACCACACGCTTACTTGGGCGAATCTCACTGTGAAAGCAACTGTTCGTGACAATCTAAAAGAACCAGACCAATATTTCCAGAATTatg TTGACAGCTACGACTGGTTAGTCAATGGAACGGCTCAGACTCGAGTTGAAACCTTTGTTGAAGAAACCCATTCATTTGCTGAATATATTCAG CAAGTGGATGAGTTTCGTGACTTGTCAAGGAAGATCGGCAACCTGCCAACCAAAGCTCACTTTGCAATGGTCCAATTAGATTGTGAGGAGCTGAATCAGGGACTGGCTAATAAATCTAAAGAATGGGCGAAAATACTTatcaacaaaatgaaaatcaaacACAGTGAGCAAAATCTACA GATCTGCTCTGATTTTGAAACCATCCGAGAAAATGCTTTGAAAGTGCCAGAGACTACAGATGACATGGCCAACATGATTCAATACATTGAATTAACCAAGACAAAGGGTATTACGCTACTTAAGGAAAGAATAATG AAAGCCTACAGCAGACTGAGCTACCTCCTGGATGTCCACATATTTGAACCTGAAGATCTCGAACTCAATTCCACTGTCTTTCTGTGGCCATTGAAAATCGGAGAGGTTTTTGAACTCAGTGACGAG gTTTTCCAAGATGCCAAGAAGAAAGGGGAGAAGGAGATGCTTGCTAAAAGAGAAAGAGTAACGCTACATCTAGTCAAGCTGCAACGTAGGGTTGATGAGTTCCCCCACTGCTCTGAGATAAATATGATGCAGCAG TATATGGGAGACATCAAAACAGTTCAAACCCTTCTCCAAGAGGCCGAGGAGTCAATTGAAGACATTCACAAAGATGAAGTCTTCCATGAATGGGATCAGTCCTACTACCCAGAAGTTGAGCTCATCAGACAGAGTATTGAGCCATACCAGAAGTTGTTTGGGTTCATACTTAAATGGCAGCGCACGGAGAGCAG ctggatggatggttctTTCCTGGAACTGGATGGTGAGGGAATGGAGGTAAAAGTGGATGAATTCTACAGGGAGATCTTCAAGATGCTCAAGTATTTCCTACAGAAAAAAAGCAAGGCTGAACAGGAAACAAAGAAGCCAACCGGATCAACTACGAGACGACGTCGCGGTGAAGAAGAAGTCAAAGAGGAGAGTCCTTCAGTTGTCTTGTGTTCCACTGTACTAGAGCAGGTCAAAGAGTTTAAG GAGTATATTCCTCTATTAATAGTACTGTGTAATCCGGGTATCAGAGATCGCCACTGGAAGCAAATGTCAGACATAGTTGGATATGACCTCACTCCCGATGCGGGTACGACGCTACGCAAGGTTCTCAAACAAAACTTGAATCCTTATGTGGAAACGTTTGAGTCAATCAGTGCTGCTGCTAGTAAG GAATTTTCCATGGAGAAGGCCATGCACACCATGGTCACTGTTTGGGATGGTGTTTCTCTCCAGCACCAGGTATACAGAGACACTGGTGTGTCCATCCTGACTTCTTTGGATGAAATTCAGGCAATGCTAGATGATCAGATTGTGAAAACCCAGACTATGAGGAATTCACCATTCATCAAGCCGCTGGAAAATGAGATCAGG ACCTGGGAGGAGCGTCTTCTTCGCATTCAGGAAACCATTGATGAGTGGCTGAAGGTGCAGGCTCAGTGGCTCTACCTTGAGCCCATCTTCTCTTCCCAGGACATTATGCAGCAAATTCCAGAAGAAGGAAGGCTCTTTCAAATTGTTGACAAAACCTGGAAGGACGTCATGCGGCACTGTGTTAAGGACTCAAAG ATTCTTCAGGCAACCGCAATGCCTAACCTGCTAGAGAAACTAATAGAGTCCAACTGCCACTTGGAGACCATCATGAAGGGACTAAATGACTATCTGGAGAAAAAGCGTCTGTTTTTTCCAAG GTTCTTCTTCCTGTCCAATGATGAAATGCTGGAAATTCTTTCTGAGACCAAGGACCCACTGCGTGTACAACCCCATCTGAGGAAGTGCTTTGAGGGTATTGCCAAACTAGACTTCCTCCCAAACCTTGATATCCAG GCCATGTACAGCAGTGAAGGGGAGCGTGTTGCGCTAATTCAGCTCATCTCCACAGCTGAGGCCAAAGGATCGGTGGAGAAGTGGCTGGTGCAAGTGGAAGAATGGATGATTCGCAGTGTCAGGGATGTAGTGGACCGCTCCAGATCG GCCTATGCTGAAACGTCACGCAACCAGTGGGTGAAAGAGTGGCCCGGACAGGTGGTGATATGTACCTCACAAATGTTCTGGACCTTGGAGGTGCATGAAGCTATCAGGGGGGGCGCTCAG GGTGTGAAGAACTACTACCAGCAACTCCAGAAACAGCTGAATGACATTGTGGGGCTGGTGAGAGGGAAACTGCCCAAACAAACACGGATTACTTTGGGAGCATTGGTGACAATCGATGTCCATGCCAGGGATGTCGTCATGGAGCTCATTGAACACG GTGTGACCAATGAAAGCGATTTCCGCTGGCTTGCCCAGCTCCGTTACTACTGGAACAACGACAATGTTCGAGTTCGGATTATAAACTGTGATGTTAAGTATGCATACGAGTACCTGGGGAACTCTTTTCGTCTGGTCATCACCCCGCTGACTGACAGATGCTACAGAACTCTG ATTGGCGCTTTTTTCCTCCACTTGGGTGGTGCACCCGAGGGTCCGGCTGGAACCGGAAAGACTGAAACCACCAAGGATCTAGCCAAAGCGTTGGCTGTACAATGTGTGGTCTTCAACTGTTCCGATGGACTGGATTATCTTGCTATGGGCAAA TTTTTCAAAGGTTTGGCTTCATCTGGGGCATGGGCATGCTTTGATGAGTTCAACCGTATTGAGCTCGAGGTCCTGTCTGTCGTGGCCCAGCAAGTCCTCTGCATTCAGAGAGCTATCGAGATGAAGTTGGAGTACTTTGACTTTGAAGGAACCATGCTTAAACTCAATCCCAACTGTTTTGTGTCCATCACCATGAACCCTGGTTACGCGGGACGCTCGGAACTCCCTGACAACCTCAAG GTGTTGTTTCGAACAGTGACCATGATGGTCCCCAACTATGCACTGATAGCAGAGATCTCTCTGTATTCATATGGATTCCTCAATGCCAAGCCTCTATCAGTCAAGATTGCAATGACTTACAGGCTCTGTTCAGAGCAGCTCTCCTCACAGTTCCATTATGATTATGGCATGAGAGCTGTCAAAGCTGTACTTGTGGCCGCGGGAAACCTCAAGCTCAAGTATCCAGATGAGAATGAGGACATACTG CTTCTGAGGTCCATCAAAGATGTTAACGAGCCCAAGTTTCTCTCTCATGATATTCCACTATTCAATGGAATCACCAGTGATTTGTTCCCTGGCATCTCCCTCCCTGAAGCTGACTATGAG TTGTTTTTGGAGGCTGCAACAGAGTGCTGTACAAAACACAATGTACAGTCAACACAAATCTTCATAGAAAAGATGATCCAGACATATGAGATGATGATAGTCCGCCATGG GTTCATGCTGGTGGGGGAGTCATTTTCAGGTAAGACCAAAGTGCTTCATGTTCTAGCTGACACACTTATTCTGATGAACGAAAGAGGATAcggggaggaggagaaggtcATCTTCAGGACTCTGAACCCAAAGTCCATCACCATGGGTCAGCTCTTTGGACAGTTTGATCTTGTTTCTCACGAG TGGACAGATGGGATTGTGGCCAACACATTTCGGGAGTATGCATCATCTGAAACGCCAGATCGTAAATGGGTGGTGTTTGATGGTCCCATTGATACACTTTGGATTGAGAGTATGAACACTGTGTTGGATGACAATAAGAAG TTATGTCTAATGAGTGGAGAAATTATCCAGATGTCCAACCAAATGAGTCTGATTTTTGAAGCAATGGATCTGTCACAGGCCTCT CCTGCCACGGTCAGTCGATGTGGTATGATCTACATGGAACCATCTCAGTTAGGATGGGAACCTTTAGTGATCTCCTGGATGAACACACTTCCTGAGGTTCTGCAGAGTCCTGACAATATCAACCTGCTGCAAGAACTCTTCCACTGGCTGATGCCGCCTACCTTCAGGATGCTGCGTAAAAACTGCAGG GAAGTTGTCTCGACCACCAACTGGAACGCAACTGTATCTTTATGTAGGCTGTTCGAGATGCTTCTAACGGAACCACTAGAGACAGAGACAGGAGATAAAATTATTCGCACCTGGATCATG GCAGCCTTTACCTTTTCCTTGGTGTGGTCAGCGGGTGGCAGCTGTGATTCAAACAGCCGGGATAAGTTTAGCGACTTCGTCAGGGATATTGTGTCTGGAAAGGTGGAGAATCATCCAGTTCCTGTTATTGTAGGGAAATGGGAATGCCCGGTGGATGAGAAAGGCCTTGTGTATGACTATTTCTACGAG tttaaaggaaaaggaaaatggGTTCACTGGAACGATGCCATCAAAAATGTCAGCCTGGGAGACAAAAACACCAAAGTCCAGGACATCATCGTTCCCACCATCGACTCGGTTCGCTACACCTACCTCATGGACATTTGCATCACCAATGGCGT GCCTTTGCTGTTGGCTGGCCCTACTGGCACTGGAAAGTCCGTGTATGTGAAGGAGATGTTGATGAACACTCTGGACAATGACCTCTTTTTACCTCTCATCATCAACTTTTCTGCCCGCACCACGGCCAACCAAACACAG AACATCATCATGGCCAAATTAGATAAGAGACGGAAGGGTGTGTTCGGCCCCCCcatgggaaagaaatatgtcatCTTCATCGATGACGTGAATATGCCAGCACTGGAACAGTTTGGAGCTCAGCCTCCCGTGGAGCTTCTTCGACAGTTTATGGATCACAAAAAGTG GTATGACCTGAAAGATACTTCCGGCATTAAATTAGTGGACATCCAGCTTATCTCAGCCATGGGTCCTCCTGGTGGTGGAAGGAACGCCGTGACGTCTCGCTTCCTGCGTCACTTCAACATTTTTAGCATCAATTCTTTTAGTGATGAGACTATGGTTCGCATCTTTTCCATCATGGTGGCCTTCTATCTTAAAAACAATGACTTTCCGCCTGAATATTTCACCGTTGGTAGCCAAATAGTGACAGCCACTATGGAA GTTTACAAAAAAGCCATGGAGAACTTGCTTCCGACGCCAGCCAAGTCTCACTACACTTTTAACCTGCGGGACTTCTCTCGAGTTATCCAAGGCTGCCTGCTGTTAAAAAGCAAATCTCTGGAGAACAAACGCACCATGATTCGCTTGTTTGTCCACGAGGTCTTCCGTGTCTTCTACGACCGTCTGGTGGATGACAAGGATCGAGCATGGTTCTATCAGCTGATGAACACCATCCTGAAAGATCACTTCAAGGAAACCTTCAGCCAAGTGTTTGATCACCTGAAGCAAGGCAGTAAA TTGGTGGAGCAAGACCTGCAGATTCTACTGTTTGGAGACTACATGAACCCTGACGCGGAGCCTGAAGAACGCCTGTACGCTGAGGTGCTCTCCGTAGAGAGCTTTGCCGAGGTGGTGGAGGCGTGTCTTGTTGAATATAACCAGATGAACAAGAGCCGCATGAATCTCGTCATTTTCCG CTATGTCTTGGAGCACCTGTCCCGTATCAGCCGTGTGTTGAAGCAGCCAGGAGGGAATGCTCTGCTCGTAGGAGTGGGAGGCAGTGGACGCCAGTCCATCACTCGATTGGCCACGTTCATCGCCCAGATGACTCTCTTTCAGCCCGAGATCTCAAAGAGCTACGGCATGGTTGAGTGGAGAGATGACCTCAAG AAACTGCTGAAGAATGctggggtgaaaggtcaaagAATAGTTTTTTTGCTCACTGATACCCAGATCAAAGACGAAGCTTTTCTAGAAGATGTAAACAGTGTCCTGAACACAGGAGAAGTTCCCAATATGTTTGCCATGGATGAGAAACAGGAAATCATTGAG ACGGTCCGCCCCATTGCCCAAGGGAAGAATAGGGCTGTAGAACTGAGCTCTTTGACTCTGTTCTCCTTCTTTGTGGCACGCTGCAAGGAGAACCTCCACATTGTTGTGGCCTTCAGTCCGATTGGTGAAGCCTTTCGTAATCGTCTGCGGCAATTTCCTTCTCTTATTAACTGTTGCaccattaattggttccag CCTTGGCCAGAGGAGGCGCTAGAGCGGGTAGCCAACTCGTTCCTGAAGCCTCTGAGGATGAAAGATAATGAACAAAAGGAAGTCGTACCAATCTGCAAAACATTTCACACCTCTGCCAGCCAGCTTTCACACAG ATTTCTCACTGAGCTTGGCCGCCATAATTATGTCACGCCTACATCCTATCTGGAGCTAATGGCAGCTTTCAGTCAGCTCCTCACCATGAAAAGGGACGCAGTCATGAAGGCAAAAAGGAGATACACAAACGGTCTAGAAAAACTAGCTTTTGCTGAATCTCAG GTTGGTGAGATGAAAGTGGAGCTGGTGGAATTGCAGCCCAAACTAAAAGAGGCACAGATTGAAAATGACAGGATGATGAAG GTGATAGCAGTGGAATCTGTGGAGGTGGAAGCTACGAGTAAACTCGTGCGTGTGGAAGAGGAGGCCACAGCTATTCAAGCCGCTGAAGCTCAAGCGCTAAAGGATGAGTGTGATAGTGAATTGGCCGAGGCCATCCCTGCCCTGGAGGAGGCCACCGCAGCCTTGAACACCTTAAAG CCTGCTGACATCACCGTTGTGAAGTCCATGAAAAACCCTCCCTCGGGAGTCAAACTGGTGATGTCAGCTGTGTGTGTCATGATGGGAAAAACACCGGACAAGATTGCGGATCCTGCTGGGTCGGGAAAAAAA ATATTGGACTACTGGGGTCCGAGCAAGAAGCTGTTGGGTGACATGAACTTTTTACGGGATCTTAAAGAATATGACAAGGACAATATTCCT GAAGAATCGATAGCAAAAATTCGTTCTACCTACATGACCAATCCTGACTTCAACCCTGCTCAGGTGGCAAAAGCCTCCTCAGCAGCAGAGGGCCTATGCAAGTGGATCAAAGCAATGGAGTCATACGACAGGGTGGTCAAG ATCGTGGCTCCCAAAAAGGCCAAACAAGCTGAGGCCCAGGCGACCCTGGCATCCGCCATGGCCGATCTATCAGAGAAGAGAGCCAAGCTGAAGCAGGTTGAGGACCGTTTGGCTGACCTGAAAAGAACATCTGAGGAAAAAACAGAGGAGAAAGCCAAACTGGAAGCCCAACGAGATTTGTGTCAAAGAAAGTTGGAGCGAGCTGAGAAACTCATTGGTGGTCTGGGTGGAGAAAAAACGAG ATGGTCCAAAGCTGCTGATGATCTCCAAAACACATATGACAACCTGACTGGAGATGTCCTGATCTCTGCTGGTGTCATGGCCTACCTGGGCGCTTTCACAGCCAGTTTTAGACACGACTGCACCAGTCACTGGATCAATCTGTGTCAA ACTCGGAACATTCCATCATCAGATGACTTCTCTCTCAGTAAGACCCTTGGAGATCCTATTAAGATTAGGGCATGGAACATTGCTGGGCTCCCCACGGACTCCTTCTCCATTGACAACGGCGTCATTACCAGTCATTCACGTCGATG GCCCCTGATGATTGACCCTCAGGGTCAGGCCAACAAATGGGTGAAGAATTCAGAGAAAGAGAACAATTTAAATGTGATCAAATTAACAGATGATGACTACATGAGAACTATGGAAAACTGTATTCAATTCGGAAGCCCTTTGCTGCTAGAGAATGTACTGGAAGAGTTGGACCCGTCACTGGAACCTCTGCTCCTCAAACAAACCTTCAAACAAA GTGGGGTAGAATGCATCAAACTGGGGGAGAGCGTGATTGAGTACTCCCCCGATTTCCGCTTCTACATCACCACCAAGCTGAGGAACCCTCATTATCTCCCCGAACTGGCCACCAAGGTGTCTCTGCTCAATTTTATGATCACCCCAGAGGGCTTGGAGGACCAACTGCTGGGAATCGTGGTTGCCAAGGAAAG GCCCGAGCTGGAAGAGGAGAGAAACGCACTCATTCTGCAGTCGGCTGCAAATAACAGACAACTCAAGGAAACGGAGGACAAGATCCTGGAGACACTAGCGTCCTCAGAAGGAAACATTCTGGAAGACGAGAGCGCCATTCAGATCCTAGACTCTGCAAAGATAATGTCCAACGAGATTTCCAAGAAACAAAAG ATTGCAGAGGAGACTGAGATCAAGATAGCAGAGTCCAGAGAGTGTTACAGAGCCATTGCTAAACACTCCTCTGTCTTGTTCTTCACCATCGCTGACCTGACCAACATCGACCCCATGTATCAATACTCTCTCAGCTGGTTTGTCAACCTCTACACAAACTCCATCCAAGATAG TAAAAAGTCCAAGATCCTGGAAAAGAGGCTCATGTACCTGATCGATTACTTCACCTATAACTTGTTCTGCAACGTGTGTCGATCGCTGTTTGAGAAGGACAAACTCCTCTTCTCCTTCCTTCTCTGCTGCAATCTACTTCT ATTTGGGAAAAGCTCCTGTATGGCCTGTGCTTCTTCCATGCGCTTGTTCAGGAGAGGAGGAAGTTTGGTCCGCTGGGCTGGAATATTCCCTACGGCTTCAATGAAACCGACCTCCACATTAGTATCAGACAGCTCCAG TTGTTCATCAACGAATACGACGAGGTGCCCTTCGAGGCCATCACTTATCTGA